The nucleotide sequence CCCAAGCCTGCcctagaggaaaaggaaattgcAAATTAAGGAGTGCCTATGGTCCTGCACTAGAGAGAGCCACCCCCACAACTCTAAGAAACAATGCTGTCAGCAGTCCAATCCTtttttacagacaaagaaactgagaaaggagagaggcaaaGTTAACCTATGTAAGAGCACGTGGGAGCTAGTAGGGAGTCTGGCCCAAGTCCAGCACGCAGGGGATCACCCTCACAGGCACCAATGACACCCACCAGGAGGGTTTCTGACTTGGTGGTATTTATTCTGTCTGTGGACAGGGCTGCGTGGACTGGGCTGTCAAACTGACCTCCTATACCTATTTCCATGGTCAGCCAATGCAGGGAGAGCTGCCCAGGATTGGACCAGAGATGGATGGGGTCATTCCTCACCCATAGCCACATGGGGAGGAtgcaaggacccccccccccccagaagtgAAACAGAGGTGATGTTGTATATGAAAACACCTTAGTAAAATGTAAGTATGCTGTAGGACCTTGAGCTGTGCCACGCAGTTCGTTAAACTGGTGAGTACCCGGATGAGAGACTGCTTGGGAACGCAGTACTCATACACCATGAGCGATCACTAACATGAATTGCTTGTGATGGACCGTTCGATCCTGTGCCGTGTGCATGGGAGAGGCTGTTTCAGGCTAGGGCATTTTCCTCCATATTTCACCAGCCGTATCGTGCGTGGGTGGTTATTGGGTAGGAGCAAGACTGGTCCCACTGGGATCCAATCATCTTGCATAAATCTGGATCAAGCATCAAAGGCAGCAATGAGAGTGAATTGCATCTTTTGGGCTTTGCGTGATGCCCCATAGCCCACCTTGATTCACTGACTGGCTCTCTGATGGTCCTGCTGGAGTGTATCAGAGGTGTTTGCTGTTCCCTAAATGTGGGCACAGCACAGAAAGGGAGACACAGGCTGTGAGctgccctttccctttgcccccatGAGCAGATATCAAGGAAGGTTTCTTGGAAAGGCATAGACTTGCAGGGAGAAGGGTTCCCGTGCTAGGAGGTGATCTGCATAGTTGAAAATTCCACCGATCCTGACTGTCTTTTCAGCCAGGGCCCATGGTCTCTAACACTTCAGACACCGGTTTCTTTCTTAGCCCTATTATTTACTTGAAATTCCACCTTACCCTCATTTTACACTTTCTAGCTATAAAATCCTACATAACTTTGCACTTATCTCATGAGCCCTGTATTCTGTGCTCATGTTTGTAGCTAAATTTGCTTCTTTGTGGAGCTTTTTACGTCTGATGCCCAGGAATGAATGTATATCCAGGAAAGAGCCAATGAGAAAATCcaagctttgtttgtttgtttgtttttagtaaactttaatttttagaggagttttaggttcatagccaAACTCAGATTTTTCCATACATCCCCTgtccccacacatgcatagccttcCCCACAAATGCAAGTTGTTTTAATATCAAGGGCAaaggttgctttttaaaaattataatgtgaAAATGTGCCCACTGAAAATAcaggaaagtaaaaagaagaaatagagaaaaagaactaTCCAGGGTTCCATCACTTGTGAACAACATTGctaacattttaatgtatttctttctcatctctcctcctttgtatttttaataagtgATTTTCTCACTTTCtacttattataaaataatgttctATAAACTCTTtctaaacatgattttttaaaaaatggatacatAATATAGCATCACATAGATAGTACCTTATTTATATTCAACCCCTATCTACTCTTTAATTGCGGGATGATTGTTTTTGACGTAAATCTGTGTGTCTGGcatcattttcttgattttatttcttagacAAAGGACCATTGACTCAAGTGGTATAAAAATGTCTaagttttgtaatatatatagaaatatttccCCAAAATACTTACTCCCAAATATGAGAAAAATGAGCCAGCTTGCTGAGAATCAGAGGTATAAAGGGTGAGATGATATTTTCACCCATCGTATTGGCAAAGATTTAAAGGACTGACAATACCCAGTGTCAGTGAGGGTAAGGGGCTGCAGGGATATGTGTTGTTTTATAGAGATGTtggtaagaaagaaaattggCTATTTAGAAGTATACACACAAACAATGCAATGAATACATCCTTATAAAtcagtccatcagagaaagacaattatcatatgatctctctgatatgaggaatttgagaggccaGGCAGGGGGTCAtgcgggggaagggagggaaacatgaaacaagatgggaccagggagggagacaaaccataagagactcttaatctcatgaaacaaactgaggattgctgcgggttgggggtagggatagggtggctgggtaatggacattggggagggtatgtgctgtggtgagtgctatgaaatgtgtaagcctgacgattcatagacttgtacccccaggggcaaataatacattatatgttaattaaaaaattcagttaataCAGAAATGTACAGAGTAGAAATGGAAAGTTCTCCTGTAGACCCTCATCTCCACTACCAATCAGTTGGTACATTTCTGGAGGGCAGCTGAGCAATGAGTGTAAAAGTCTTACACATGCCTAGTCTTTGACCCTGAATTTCAACTTCTAGAAATAGATTCTAAGGAAAAAGCAGTCTAAGTTCCCAGAGATCTAGACAAGACTGTTCATGCCAATATTATTCATGAGAATGATAGTTAACATTTATCAATaatttactatatgccaggaacTGGTCCAAAAACTGGATCTTTACAACAACCCTATGGTAATGGTAGGTATTATGTGGTTCATACTCTATTATCTGTGTTGCTAGACTAGCgacaatataagaaaaaaatctgtctgaTCAAAAGGGAATTTATTAAATATGATATATACTTACAATGGAATGCCTTCAGATTTCACAGTGTTGTAGATTGATACTCATggacataaaagacaaaaaaagagaagCCATAGgactatgtatttataatttcatttaaaaaaatttatgtgaTTAGGAGAAATCATGTAAGTTTATCTgtacacagagaaaaaaagtatggaaaaaaatgacaaataccaaaatgttaactgtgacttttttttcctagGAGGAAGCTTTATAggtgcctttctttttctcttagtaCATTTCTATATTTGGCAAGCAAAACGACCCTTAATTGCTTTCATCATCTAAGAAACGcagtaaagctatttttaaagggTTGTGGCAATGGCTCTGTTGTCAGTGAATGTGAGTGCGCTGctggttaatttttaaatagaaaacattGCTGCTTCATGCCACACCCAGGTAAAGGGCTCTGGGTGGCACGCGGACCCAGCACGCAGGCTTCCTGTTTCTCAGCTGCCCAGATGCAGAGTTTCCATGATTGTCCGAGTTGGACGTCATCATCTCTGGGCATCTAACCACAGCGGGGTCCGGCTGGATTTCTAGTTTCTGGCCTCAAGACATTCCCGCTGGCTGTTGCTTCATTGAGCACACCGAGTTCTTCTCTTACCCCCGTAGTTCTGCCTTCTGGGGCACACAGACTACATGGAACCTCAAAGAACAAAGCCTTAGATAAACCACAAAGGAGATTTGGCCAAGCTAGTGGCTTTATgccctatctatctatctgtctatctgtctatGTGTCTCTGTCTTGGCTTTGTTCCCTGTAGATGCTAGAAAGATCTGAAATAATGTACGTCTaatgaagagacaaaaatcaGTCTATATGAAGTACACACAGAAAATTTATGCAGCTGCTCAGCAAACATCGACTTGGCGACCGTTGGAAGCCAGGCACTAGCTGGGGTCACAGTCTGAAGGTGAAGAGACagagcgcccgggtggctcagtcagttgggcgtctgcctccagctcaggtcgtgatctcagggtcttggaaaggagccccacattgcatcaggctccttgctcagtggggagtctgcttctccttcccactctctgtgctctctctttctcaaagaaatagataaaatctttaaaaaaataaaaaaaaataaaggagaggagACATTGAGTACTTcagggaggaggtgacatttcatTTGGATTTTGGAAAAGGAGTAGGTGTTCATCAGGTAGAAAAGTGAGAGCGGGGCCTTCCAGGCAGATGGGACAGTAAGTGCCAAGACCTGGACTGGTGGAGGAGCTCGGCATGCTCAGGGATCACAGAGCCCAGGACAGCTCAGTGGCAATGCTTGCAACGGGGCATGTTTCAAGGACAGTGGCTCCGGAGGAACTGAGACCTCTCTACCTTCAATTCAACAGGCCGCTAGCAAAGACTGATTCTGGGGAGGGCCATAAGCAGGCCCGTGTTTTAGAAAATTAATGTTGATGCCAAAGTTGCTGATGGAACAGGGATAATCAAAAGGGAATTTCCACCGGCTCCCACCAGCGCAGCCACCCACCTGGCGGCTCCTGTCCACGTCCACTGCCTTCCCCCACTACCATGGGGGAACCAGGGTTTTGCTTCTCTAAAATCGATCTCTCTCCTAGCATCACATCTCGCCCCATCTTCCTACGCAAGGACGGGTTCCAGAAATTCTCCCCCTCTGGCCCACATTAACAGACTCTCTTTCTATGGCATCACCATTAGTCTACACAGATGCTGGCGTTTCTTCTGTCTTGAGATCCCCTCTCTTGACCCCATTTCTCCTTCCAGCCACGGTCcgatttctctcctctctgcagAGCTCCTTGAAAGAGTTGTCAGAGTTAATGTCACCAATTCCTTCTCTTGTCTTTTGCCTTAAATCCACTGTGATGGGGGCTTTTTTCTCCCTGCACACCACCAAAACTTCTCTGATCAGGCTCTAGGACACCGCTGTGTTACTAACAATCCTTATGTGACTTGAGCACTCCCTGCTCCTAGAAACACTTCCTTTGCTTGGCTTTCAGGAGCTCCCACACCCCTAGATTTCTTCCTAACTCACCCTCGACTCGTTCCCCTTCTACCCCAGCCTCTTTATGTCGCTGTGTCCCAGGACTCGGACCTTGgcgccctcctcccctctgtgtTCATCCATTCCTTGGTGAGCTCATACACCTGCCTGTTGACAACCATCAACCTTGTATTTTTAGCCCAGATCTGTTCACTGAGTCCCCAGGCTTACTTATCCAACTGCTTTCTCAACATCTTCATTTAGATGTCTCATAAttatctcaaactcaacacgtgCAAAACAGAGCTCCTGAAACTCCTCCCCAAACCCTGTTCTCTAGAGTTCTCCTGATACAGCTCGTGCAATTTGGTCCTTCGAGTCGCTCAGGCCAAATGCTTTGGAGTCATTGTTGGTgatcctttatttctctttgtgccCCAAATTTGTTAGCAAATTCCAATCTGTTAGCAAATTTCATGGGCTCCACATTCAACATATACCCAGGATCTGATGTAACTTCCCGCTTGCATTACTGCCGTCCTGGCCCAAGACACCTCCTCTCCATCATTACCTTCTAGGTCACTGCCTAGATGCCTAGAGGTGGAAAGCATCCTAGGCTGTTTCAACCCTTGCTCCCCACCCCGAGCCTATTCTTCATCCAGGAAAGAATGACCCTTTCAAACTGAGTCAGGCCATAGTACTTATAACCGTCCAGCGGGTCCTCATTTATGTCAGAATAAAGGCTGATGTCTTCACAGTGGCCAACAAGGCCCTAGTACAATGGCCTTCCATCCTTAGTATGTCATGACATCTGGCTCTCTTTGCATGAATGTTAGCTCCACGTGGACAGAGGATTTGGTGGTCAGCACTCGAtccatgtttgttgaatgaatgaatcaatgaatgaatgtagAAACACCACAGGGAGGACAGGCTGGAGGATGGATGACCAGTCACGAGGTATCGGAATTGTCTAGGTGAAAAGCCTGAGACCCTGAATCAAGAAAGTATAATGGGAAAAGCAAGGTGGAATGTAGtccagagcaatttttttttttttttttttttttttttttgccgtcAATGATCAGGCGTGGTAACCAAAATCAGTGTTGAGGATGAGAAGTCAGGGAGGAGTCCAGGAGACACGCCTGCTTCCAGCTTAAACAAGATCGCTAGTGTGCGAGGTGAGACTGAGGGGCAGCTGTGGAGTTTGGGGTTGAGAATGTTGAATTTAAGCAGGAGATGTTCATTCAACAGTTAGAATAATCATAAccaatctccttttctttttggaaggtacttaactgaaaatatatatagtttgtaTTACTGCAAGTCTCTCTTGGTTAAAATATCAATTCTGCCAGTTCAGGGATCATTATTAGTTAGAAAGCAGGCAATGCGTGTTAATGGATGACCCAGGTATGCCTAGCAGATGGTAAGAAAGAGCTGATATAAAAATCGCTTTTTCatattatacaaataatatatattcattgtcAAATGATCACAGGAAGTTAACAAACGTGTTTCTCTTCAAGAGGTGGTAAATCATCCAAGCTGTTGAAAAGAATTTAGcgatatattttcaaatgtacatTAATTTGGCAaatgatctattttattttagtaatttacaAATGTCTTACTCAAAGCAAAAGCCTTCTAATGATTCTGACCCAAGAACCTCACTTTCAGCAGCATTTGCCCCGCGACGGCTGCGCAGCTGTCACCACCTCCCACCTTCCGCCCTGGTGCCCGGAGCAGCATGGCTCACGGAGAGCTTGTCCGGGAATCTGGTCTCCCGGCAGCTCCAGATGGAGGCTGTGGCCACGTCCATACAAGAACCCAGAGGCTCCTGAAAAGCCAACTTTACCCGCAGTAAAGAACTCCAAGTAAGCTTCAGATTGAGAGTAGGAAGGAAACAAGCGGTCTCTCTCCTACCAGCATTTGTGCAAGCGAAGCACAGGAGAGTGCAAATTTCTGGAGGAAAGAAATTCATTTACCTCTTATAGGAAAGGAAGCGTCCGCTTGACCAACAGAGAAGtcagtctctttttctctttttagagatttatttattgatttgagagagagagaacggagggaaaggtcagagggagagggagagagagtcttcagGAGAGCCGGACCCGGGTCtccatctcacgatcctgagattgggacttgagccgaaaccaagagtcagacaattaactgactgtgCTAAGGAGCCCCGAAGTCAGCCCCTTATATAGGTCTTTCCATCTCCAGGGCGGCAGCTAGAGTGTGGTTGTGTCAAAGGACTTAGAATCTTAGTGGCTAAAAGCCAATCTCAgcctcactgagcctcagtttcctcatctgtaaaatgggtgaatGACACTGACATTCAAGTTTGGCACCAGGTGCAATGAGGTGGCATGGACAAATGTTCGGTAAACTTGAAGTGCCTTAAACTTGCTATCTGAAGCCTCCTGATTCAAGTACAGTGTATTTTGATactttgtggggggaaaaatagTTTTAGGCAGGCTTTCCTAAAATAgctccctgcttcttcccacACCCACATCCCAACTTACAGCCCCTTATTGCACTTTTCCTTCTTAGCAAGTATCACGACCTGGAAACAGACGTGTTCATTCCCTCTTCTCCTGAGGGACAGCCAGCCTCACGAGAGCAGGATTCTGCTGGTTCACCACTGTCTCTCTAAGTGCTTGGACAAAGGCCCAGCGCATAGGAGGGGCTTAATAAACAGTCGTTAAACATGAACAATGAAGGCAGAATCTGATTCTTCTGGGAGCAGGACagctggttctcaaacttggatTTACGGGTTTCAGATGCAGGTTCCCTGTCCCATAGAGGGATTCTGATGGTGCAGGGCAGAATTTGCTATTTTAAACAGATGCCGGGTTGGGTGCGGGGGGCTTGTGGTATAGACACTGAGAAAGTTACTCTGAATCAGATAAACCTTGTTTTGACTCCAGCCTGCCACTTACTTGTGGTATGACCATAGGAggattacttaacttctctgagcctgtttccttatCTCTTAAGTGAGAATGACAACACGCTCAGGGAGTTATGAGAATTAAATCGGGTAATGGATGTACAGTTCTTGGCACAATGCCAGTGGTGCAGTTAGCTGCTGCTATtacacttattattattattgttattattattattctattgtTATGCCCTAGCAAGAGAATTTCTCCCTGAAGGATCACTCTTaggaatgttcctttttttttttttttttttttaaagatttatttatttgacagaaagagggagagagcataagcatggggagcagtagacagagggagaggggaaagcaggctcccagctgagcagggagcactatgcaggggtcaatcccaggaccctgggaccatgacccaagctgaaggcagatgctcaactgactgagccacccaggcgccccaggaatgttcttttttttttttttttttaataaacatataatgtatttttatccccaggggtacaggtctgtgaatctccaggtttacacacttcacagctctcaccatagcacatacccttccgatgtccataaccccacccccctctcccaaccccccttgccccagcaaccctcagtttgttgtgtaagattgagtcacttatggtttgtctccctcccgatcccatcttgtttcattcattcttctcctaccccccaaaccccctatgttgcatctccacttcctcatatcagggagatcataggatagttgtctttctctgattgacttatttcgctaagcatgataccctctagttccatccacatcgtcataAATGTGCCCCAGGAATGTTCTTATAGTAGGATCCCAGCAGCGCAGCATCACCCAGGAACTGGTGCCCCACCCGAGCCCTGCTGAAGCCGCGTCCACACTGTAACAACCTCTCTAGGTGCTTTGTTTCCACCTTCAGGTTTGAAAAGCACCACTCAGAATCACCTatgctgtttttttcttcccGTCTCTCATTCCAGAGTCGGCTCAGGTTTGTAAGCTCTGGCATCACGGAGTCTGAGTCCTTGACAGCTGCTTCTCATCCTTCTGAGTGCAGAGGAGggacaccccccgccccaggctcgcTCTGGGTACCCTTCCCACTGAGGACATTCGGAGAAGGGACTCCCTCAGGGAGCCACGGCTCTGAGCAAGTGTCTGTTTAGCCAGGATCTGGATCCAAACTctggcttgcttcctcctctgtcccagGCTTGCTCCTGCCTGCCAGAGCCCTGTATGGATGGTGAGAGAAGCCCAGCCCccacagagaagggcagagacTCCCCCTTTGCCTGGAGCCCCGGCCCCAGCTCCAGCTTCATCGACCCTGACTGGTTTGGGGATGAGAACATCCAAGCAAAGAGGGCCAGGGTGGAGACCATCGTCCAAGGCATGTGCCTCTCTCCTCACACCCCGGCTCCGGCGCCCAGCAAGGCCCGAGCCAGGGACGGTGCCTGTTGCCCAGGGAAGGCCCGGGAGCGGAAgaggaagcagagccttcccATGCAGCAAGGCCCCCTGAAGCCAGGCCCAGCCGGGGACCACGGCAGCCGGAAAGGGGGCCCTCGGGTAAGAGAACAGCTCCACCAGCTGAAGCAACAGCTAAAACATTTACAAAAGCACATCCTGCGGGCTGCTGAGCCCAGGGACACAGCCCAGGACCCAGGGGGCTCTGAGACGGACAAGGGCCCTCTGAGGGCACAGCAGAGGAAGGGTTATGGACGTAGGCCCCGGGCTCTGGACAGTGACCACTACCAGGGTTCCCGTGGGGACCACCCTGAGGAGGAAAAACACAGAGCCTCTGAGGCGGAACACCAGTCTGAGGAGCCCAGTTTCCTTCCCTGTGGAGCACAGGCATTGCTGGAGATTCTGAGGAAAGAACTGACCGGGGCAGTGTCCCAAGCTGTGGACTCAGTATTACAAAAGGTACTGCTGGATCCACCAGGCCACCTGACTCAGTTGGACAGAAGCTTCCCGCGGCTTGTGCCAGAGGGGAGAAGTGAGCCCTCACCTCCTGAGAGAGGTGCCTGTAAAGACCTATTTCCTCTGGCCACCTTGCCCAGGAGGGCCCAGCCACAGACCGGGGTTCTGTTGCAAAACTTCTCACTGGCCAAGTCTCTGGACCCTCCCAGGTACCCTGTCTCTCTGAGGATGATCCCCATACCCTGTCAGGGTCCCCCAGCCAACTGTCCTTTGACTGCGCCTTCCCACATCCAGGAAAATCAGACTCTTGGCCAGCTGCTGGGTCCCAGACCCAGGGGTCACTGGAGCAGCAGTCTTCCCCACGACTCAACTCCCCAAAGTCATCGCTCCTCAGAGTCCAGCCTGCGACCGTGGGGAGCGGTCAAACTGCGGCCATCGGTGCTGAGCCAGCAGCAGTATGCCTTGCCCTTCGCTTCCCCCCGTCTGGAAAGACTGCCTGTTCTTCCCTCGGTGAAGATGGAACAGGGCGGCCTGCAGGCTGTCCCCGATGTGCTGCCTTTTCCTTCAGTCCACATATCCTTTACTAGAGAAACAGGAAGCCTGGAAggtgaggggaggtggggacaaATAACTCCGTGGCATTAAATAACTTTGCTTTCCCGGGGGCCTCCTTAATGCTTGCTTCCAGGCTCTCCTTCCCTGTGGCTCAGTTACCAGGTTCTGACAAGAAGGTGGCGACCTTCTGGCATTTAAGGATGCTGGGAAAGTTCATCTGCCTTCTTGTGTGACATACTGGATCCTACCAttattgactctttcctttgagTCTGAAAGAGTTTCATTTGTTTGTAAACTCAGAAGGCCTTCCAAAATAGGATAAATACCCAGCGGAAGGAAAAACATCATAATTTGGTTGTCAGCAGCCTGTACGCCTAGGCAGAGAGGGTCGAAGGAATGACCTCGTCTGACGCCCGGCTTCCCAATCTCTTGGCTCCGCAGGCAAAAAAGCCTGCATTGCCCAGATAATTCATGGGGAAGACATGAGGGACCCGAAACTTCTGAGGCAGACGGAATAGGGGACAGTTTCCTGAGGGACTAGACCCAAGAGGCAGCTGGGAGGGGAAAGAAGCCTTTAGTTTAAGGAACAGCTTCTAAGCGGCAAGTGAGAGGACTAGAACTTGGGGGCTGGGCATCTGGTGGGGTGGCGGGGGCATGGGGAAGGCTGAGGGGCCCGGGCAGGTCTGTAGGGATCTGGATCTTACTGCAATCCTCAGGTAGACCCCACTCTCTTAAAGAGTGCTGCCCAGAGGAACCCTCCCTCAGGATATTAATGGTTGTTAAGTTAGGGAAAAAGCAGCTTGGATAAATACTAGATTATTGCTACTGGTTATTTAAACACTGGTTGTTAAATACTGGCTATTTCTATTACTGGGTAGTTTGACTGcgggacttctcagagcctttagcATGCTGATGTCCTCTGTGAAGCTCTAAGATGAGAAGGTCTGCAGCCTCAAGCGCACGTGAGGGAAGATCGTCTTCCAGCAGGCGTCCTTGCAGCGCTACAGCTCCTGACAACATTAGTTAGGATGTTGCTTTTTTAGCGAGCGCCGTTCACACCGCTCCTTCTCACGGGCGGCCTATAATTGAGTCTCCAGAGGCCAGTGCGTCCGTGGAGCTGCATACGCAGGTGTGAGCAACCTGGGCAGCTGTATGAAGGGCGACAGGACGGGGTGGGGACCCGCTCAGGGCCACAGGGCGGCGGGCTCTTGTGTTCTAAATACCACGAGCGCCCTCTTCTGGTCGCAGGTGTTGGAAACACGCCTAAAGCTTGGGCACCACCTTGCCCTGCGCAGGCCGGCAGGCAGCGAGCGGCTCTAAAACCAACGCAGAACACCTCGCCGGCCACTACTGCCTCTCAGGCAGCAGGAAAGCTTCTTGGAGGTGTAGAGAGAGATCGTCAGGAAATCGCCCTGTGTGGCAAGGCCCACCTGTCTGGGCCTTCTGTAAGAGGCCACTTGGTTAAAATTAGGGCTATGGTGGAAG is from Mustela lutreola isolate mMusLut2 chromosome 7, mMusLut2.pri, whole genome shotgun sequence and encodes:
- the PROX2 gene encoding prospero homeobox protein 2; the encoded protein is MDDLDPNSGLLPPLSQACSCLPEPCMDGERSPAPTEKGRDSPFAWSPGPSSSFIDPDWFGDENIQAKRARVETIVQGMCLSPHTPAPAPSKARARDGACCPGKARERKRKQSLPMQQGPLKPGPAGDHGSRKGGPRVREQLHQLKQQLKHLQKHILRAAEPRDTAQDPGGSETDKGPLRAQQRKGYGRRPRALDSDHYQGSRGDHPEEEKHRASEAEHQSEEPSFLPCGAQALLEILRKELTGAVSQAVDSVLQKVLLDPPGHLTQLDRSFPRLVPEGRSEPSPPERGACKDLFPLATLPRRAQPQTGVLLQNFSLAKSLDPPRYPVSLRMIPIPCQGPPANCPLTAPSHIQENQTLGQLLGPRPRGHWSSSLPHDSTPQSHRSSESSLRPWGAVKLRPSVLSQQQYALPFASPRLERLPVLPSVKMEQGGLQAVPDVLPFPSVHIQEGLNPGHLKKAKLMFFFTRYPSSNLLKAYFPDVQFNRCITSQMIKWFSNFREFYYIQMEKFARQATTDGVTNPKMLVVLRDSELFRALNMHYNKGNDFEVPDCFLEVASLTLQEFFRAVSAGKDSDPSWKKPIYKIISKLDSDIPEIFKSSNYPQELFRN